In one Erythrobacteraceae bacterium WH01K genomic region, the following are encoded:
- the purD gene encoding phosphoribosylamine--glycine ligase, with amino-acid sequence MNILLIGSGGREHALAWKLAQSPQVAKLFAAPGNPGIAEDATCVDLDPADHAAVLAFCKAEDIALVVVGPEAPLVDGLGNALRAAGIAVFGPDKDSAQLEGSKGFTKDLCERADIPTAGYVRTRSFEEARDALDRFSPPYVLKADGLAAGKGVVIPETKEAALVELRDMFGGRFGQAGAEVVIEEFMTGEEASFFALTDGTTVVPFGSAQDHKRVGEGDEGPNTGGMGAYSPARVLTPDLQARVLGEIVQPTVDTLRTEGMPYTGVLYAGLMLTEDGPKLIEYNARFGDPECQVLMMRLESDLATLMLACAEGRLGEAEDVSFNGRTALTVVMAANGYPGTPEKGGAIALGSAEEDGAKVFHAGTKRDGETLVANGGRVLNVTAMGDNVTEAKAAAYGAVDAIDFPSGFCRRDIGWREVEREAQK; translated from the coding sequence ATGAATATCCTGCTGATCGGTTCGGGCGGGCGCGAACATGCGCTGGCGTGGAAGCTGGCGCAATCCCCGCAAGTCGCGAAGCTGTTCGCTGCCCCCGGGAACCCCGGCATTGCAGAGGATGCGACCTGCGTCGACCTCGATCCTGCCGACCATGCAGCGGTGCTGGCATTCTGCAAGGCGGAAGACATCGCGCTGGTGGTCGTCGGACCCGAAGCGCCGCTGGTGGACGGCCTCGGCAATGCCCTGCGCGCTGCCGGTATCGCGGTGTTCGGCCCTGACAAGGACTCAGCCCAGCTGGAAGGCAGCAAGGGCTTCACCAAGGATTTGTGCGAACGGGCGGACATTCCCACCGCTGGCTATGTCCGCACGCGTTCGTTCGAGGAAGCGCGCGATGCGCTGGACCGGTTCTCCCCGCCTTACGTGCTGAAGGCAGACGGTCTTGCCGCAGGGAAAGGCGTGGTCATTCCCGAAACGAAGGAAGCCGCGCTGGTGGAATTGCGCGACATGTTCGGCGGCCGTTTCGGGCAGGCCGGCGCGGAAGTCGTGATCGAGGAGTTCATGACCGGGGAGGAAGCCAGCTTCTTCGCCCTGACCGACGGGACCACCGTCGTCCCCTTCGGCAGCGCGCAGGATCACAAGCGGGTGGGCGAAGGCGACGAAGGTCCCAATACCGGCGGCATGGGCGCCTATTCCCCCGCGCGTGTGCTGACGCCCGATTTGCAGGCCCGCGTCCTGGGCGAGATCGTGCAGCCCACGGTCGATACGCTCCGGACCGAGGGGATGCCCTATACAGGCGTGCTCTATGCCGGACTGATGCTGACCGAAGACGGCCCGAAACTGATCGAATACAATGCCCGTTTCGGCGATCCGGAATGCCAGGTGCTGATGATGCGGTTGGAGAGCGACCTGGCCACGCTGATGCTGGCCTGCGCCGAGGGACGACTGGGCGAAGCGGAGGACGTCTCCTTCAACGGGCGGACCGCGCTGACCGTGGTGATGGCCGCGAACGGCTATCCCGGCACGCCGGAAAAAGGCGGCGCAATCGCACTTGGCTCGGCCGAAGAGGACGGCGCAAAGGTCTTCCACGCAGGCACGAAGCGCGATGGCGAGACACTGGTCGCCAATGGCGGACGCGTGCTGAACGTCACCGCCATGGGCGACAATGTGACCGAGGCGAAAGCGGCAGCCTATGGCGCAGTCGATGCCATCGACTTTCCGTCCGGCTTCTGCCGCCGCGACATCGGCTGGCGCGAAGTGGAGCGCGAAGCGCAAAAGTGA
- the xseA gene encoding exodeoxyribonuclease VII large subunit — MPFDSDDNSGLVAKGRSGDNAEPVSVSDLSARLKRTVEDQFGFVRLRGELSGVKRAASGHLYCSLKDDKAVIDGVMWKGNAGRLPFQPEDGLEIVASGKLTTYPGRSKYQIVMERMELAGEGALLALLEKTRARLEAEGLFARERKRALPYLPRTIGVVTSPTGAVIRDILHRLADRFPSHVVVWPVLVQGQGAADQVSAAIRGFGAIPAGGPVPRPDLLIVARGGGSIEDLWSFNEESVIRAIAESPIPVISAVGHETDTTLADYAADRRAPTPTAAAEMAVPVRAELAAMLGDFGVRQQRSVLRPLELGRERLEARVQRLPKLDALLQPQAQKLDDLADRLKRGLENRARDGRERLGRAQLAPSILTRAHRDAARSLAAIRLTPDLPRQKLVRQQERLDALARVHGSLDPRAPLERGYALVQDAEGRLVRRKAEAEKAGSLSIQFADGVLAVGKGHTAPAARKPVRRKKPAAGGDAQQGLFD; from the coding sequence ATGCCCTTTGACAGTGACGACAATAGCGGCCTCGTAGCGAAGGGTCGCAGCGGCGACAACGCCGAGCCGGTCAGCGTGTCCGACCTGTCGGCCCGGCTGAAACGCACGGTGGAGGACCAGTTCGGCTTCGTCCGCCTGCGCGGCGAACTGTCGGGGGTGAAGCGCGCCGCGTCGGGTCATCTCTATTGCAGCCTGAAAGACGACAAGGCGGTGATCGACGGGGTGATGTGGAAAGGCAATGCCGGGCGCCTGCCGTTTCAGCCGGAAGACGGGCTGGAAATCGTCGCGAGTGGCAAGCTGACGACCTATCCCGGGCGCAGCAAATACCAGATCGTGATGGAGCGGATGGAGCTGGCCGGCGAAGGCGCGCTGCTGGCCCTGCTGGAAAAAACGCGGGCGAGGCTGGAGGCGGAAGGGCTGTTCGCCCGCGAACGCAAGCGCGCTTTGCCCTACCTGCCTCGCACCATCGGCGTGGTGACCTCGCCCACCGGCGCGGTGATTCGCGACATCCTGCACCGGCTGGCAGACCGCTTCCCCAGCCATGTCGTCGTCTGGCCCGTGCTGGTGCAGGGGCAGGGCGCGGCCGACCAGGTGAGCGCGGCCATTCGCGGCTTCGGCGCCATTCCGGCAGGCGGACCGGTCCCGCGTCCCGACCTGCTGATCGTGGCGCGCGGCGGCGGCTCGATCGAGGATCTGTGGAGCTTCAACGAGGAAAGCGTGATCCGCGCCATCGCCGAATCGCCCATTCCCGTCATCAGCGCCGTGGGGCACGAGACGGATACCACGCTGGCCGACTACGCCGCCGACCGCCGCGCGCCGACGCCGACTGCCGCTGCGGAAATGGCCGTGCCGGTGCGGGCGGAGCTTGCCGCGATGCTCGGTGATTTCGGTGTGCGCCAGCAGCGCAGCGTATTGCGACCGCTCGAACTGGGGCGCGAACGGCTGGAGGCGCGGGTCCAGCGCCTGCCGAAGCTGGACGCGCTGCTGCAACCGCAGGCGCAGAAGCTGGACGATTTGGCGGACAGGCTGAAACGCGGGCTGGAGAACCGCGCGCGCGATGGCCGCGAACGGCTGGGCCGCGCGCAGCTGGCGCCGTCCATCCTGACCCGCGCCCACCGCGATGCCGCGCGCAGCCTCGCCGCCATCCGCCTGACGCCCGACCTGCCTCGCCAGAAGCTGGTTCGCCAGCAGGAACGGCTGGACGCACTCGCCCGTGTCCATGGTTCGCTCGACCCGCGTGCCCCGCTGGAACGTGGCTATGCGCTGGTGCAGGATGCGGAAGGCCGGCTGGTCCGCCGCAAGGCCGAGGCGGAGAAAGCGGGCTCGCTCTCCATTCAGTTTGCAGACGGGGTGCTTGCGGTAGGAAAGGGACACACCGCGCCCGCTGCGCGCAAGCCTGTCCGCCGCAAGAAGCCAGCCGCAGGCGGCGATGCGCAGCAGGGTTTGTTCGATTGA
- a CDS encoding DUF2093 domain-containing protein produces MLMSSRDQLAKLRYEASSFRVLKAGRHVACAVSGELIALEDLRYWSADLQEPYASAEIATKRLLEAQ; encoded by the coding sequence ATGCTCATGTCATCCCGCGACCAGCTCGCCAAGCTGCGCTACGAAGCCAGCTCCTTCCGTGTCCTGAAAGCCGGGCGCCACGTCGCCTGCGCGGTATCGGGCGAACTCATCGCGCTCGAAGACCTGCGTTACTGGAGCGCGGACCTGCAGGAACCCTATGCCAGCGCCGAAATCGCGACGAAGCGCCTGCTGGAGGCGCAGTGA
- a CDS encoding M23 family metallopeptidase, translated as MRLPARGAALIALASLAACNAASAADETLSSADASPDTRTAQTAAAAPVMTSPPAAAAPEAQGPATFLFDGELTQGGFIRGQVPAGTVSARLGETPLALGPTGRFFAAFDRDEGTQTFLHASMKDGRQVSVPVTVSPREWNIQRVNVAKREGGSSEAWWAKREPEWNAIVDARARKTGAEGWTQDFVWPVTGRISGLFGRQRIYRGEPGSYHSGIDIAPGNGVPFVAPADGVVVLARTGFSLEGNLIIIDHGAGLNSAFLHASRIVVEEGQAVTQGQHIGNVGASGRATGPHLHWSLKWHDARLDPLLFTGPMP; from the coding sequence ATGCGCCTGCCCGCACGCGGGGCGGCGCTGATCGCACTCGCTTCGCTGGCCGCCTGCAATGCTGCCAGTGCGGCGGACGAGACACTGTCGAGCGCCGACGCATCGCCTGACACCCGGACGGCTCAGACAGCCGCCGCCGCGCCTGTCATGACGTCGCCGCCCGCCGCTGCCGCGCCCGAGGCGCAGGGGCCGGCAACATTCCTCTTTGATGGCGAACTGACCCAGGGCGGCTTCATTCGCGGGCAGGTTCCGGCGGGCACGGTGTCCGCGCGGCTCGGCGAAACGCCGCTGGCGCTCGGGCCCACGGGCAGGTTCTTCGCTGCCTTCGACCGGGACGAGGGCACGCAGACCTTCCTGCACGCATCCATGAAGGACGGGCGGCAGGTCAGCGTGCCGGTCACCGTCTCTCCTCGCGAATGGAACATCCAGCGCGTCAATGTCGCCAAGCGCGAAGGCGGCAGCAGCGAGGCGTGGTGGGCGAAACGCGAGCCGGAATGGAACGCGATCGTCGATGCGCGCGCACGAAAGACCGGCGCCGAGGGCTGGACGCAGGATTTCGTCTGGCCGGTGACGGGGCGCATTTCCGGATTGTTCGGCCGCCAGCGCATCTATCGCGGGGAGCCGGGCAGCTATCACTCCGGCATCGATATCGCGCCCGGTAACGGCGTGCCCTTCGTCGCCCCGGCAGACGGCGTGGTCGTCCTCGCCCGGACCGGTTTCAGCCTCGAAGGCAACCTCATCATCATCGATCACGGGGCAGGGCTGAACAGCGCTTTCCTCCACGCCTCGCGCATCGTGGTGGAGGAGGGGCAGGCCGTCACGCAAGGCCAGCATATCGGCAATGTCGGCGCATCCGGCCGCGCCACGGGGCCGCATCTGCACTGGAGCCTGAAATGGCACGATGCGCGGCTGGACCCGCTGCTGTTCACCGGCCCCATGCCCTGA
- a CDS encoding esterase-like activity of phytase family protein produces the protein MTRLLLLALVALALAPGTWIRSPRPAQVLDAGLVSVAIPVQQPRVGALEIEAMWKLSSEHSLFGGYSALVALDGRTLLTASDQGAALRIRLRDGRPGSGIMTRFGGASYFGEKSVSDLESLTLDRETGTIWAGYENLNAVIRMESDGTVQAGAQPAQMEDWPVNAGPEAIVRLRDGRFIVIAEGSWRWTPANMDGLLFDSDPAEDAGTDAAPDSATPFEFDAGEGYLPVDMAALPDGRVLILVRSFEWGLPPMFRARLLVADPADIREGEEWPWQEIARFTPPMQTDNFEGIAVWGDDYPVTLWMISDDNTAKFQNTLLLRMRWDGELPD, from the coding sequence GTGACACGCCTTCTCCTCCTCGCTCTTGTTGCGCTGGCGCTTGCGCCCGGCACGTGGATTCGCAGCCCGCGCCCGGCGCAGGTTCTGGATGCCGGTCTCGTCTCGGTCGCCATCCCGGTCCAGCAGCCGCGCGTCGGTGCGCTGGAGATCGAGGCGATGTGGAAACTGTCGAGCGAGCATTCGCTGTTCGGCGGATATTCCGCACTGGTCGCACTGGACGGCCGGACACTGCTCACTGCGAGCGACCAGGGTGCGGCCCTGCGTATCCGGCTGCGGGACGGGCGGCCCGGTTCGGGAATCATGACACGGTTCGGCGGCGCCTCCTATTTCGGCGAGAAGAGCGTGTCCGACCTGGAATCCCTGACGCTCGACCGGGAAACCGGCACCATCTGGGCGGGCTACGAGAACCTGAATGCGGTCATCCGGATGGAGAGCGATGGGACGGTGCAGGCCGGTGCGCAGCCTGCACAGATGGAGGACTGGCCGGTAAACGCAGGGCCAGAGGCGATCGTGCGCCTGCGGGACGGACGCTTCATCGTGATAGCAGAGGGGTCGTGGCGCTGGACGCCTGCCAATATGGACGGCCTCCTCTTCGATAGCGATCCGGCCGAGGACGCCGGGACGGATGCAGCGCCGGACAGCGCAACACCGTTCGAATTCGATGCAGGCGAAGGGTACCTGCCGGTCGACATGGCCGCATTGCCCGATGGGCGAGTACTGATCCTGGTGCGCAGCTTCGAATGGGGCCTGCCGCCGATGTTCAGGGCGCGCTTGCTGGTCGCGGACCCGGCCGACATTCGCGAGGGCGAGGAATGGCCTTGGCAGGAAATTGCGCGGTTCACCCCGCCGATGCAGACTGACAATTTCGAAGGGATCGCGGTGTGGGGGGACGATTATCCCGTCACGCTCTGGATGATTTCGGACGACAATACGGCGAAGTTCCAGAACACGCTGCTGCTCAGGATGCGCTGGGACGGGGAACTACCCGACTAA
- the rpmB gene encoding 50S ribosomal protein L28, translating into MSRICELTGKGRLTGNNVSHANNRTKRVFLPNLQHVTLLSEKLERGFKFRVSTHGLRSVEHNGGLDNWLLKTKDEKLSPRAQKVKRELKKAAKEAA; encoded by the coding sequence ATGTCGCGCATCTGCGAACTGACCGGCAAGGGCCGCCTGACCGGCAACAATGTGAGCCACGCGAACAACCGCACCAAGCGCGTGTTCCTGCCGAACCTGCAGCACGTCACCCTGCTCAGCGAGAAGCTGGAGCGTGGCTTCAAGTTCCGCGTGTCGACCCACGGTCTGCGCAGCGTCGAGCATAATGGCGGTCTCGACAACTGGCTGCTGAAGACCAAGGACGAAAAACTGTCCCCGCGCGCCCAGAAGGTGAAGCGCGAACTGAAGAAGGCTGCCAAGGAAGCAGCGTAA
- a CDS encoding nucleoside deaminase, with protein sequence MARWPVPPAMQAALEQARLAVDAGEVPVGAVVVKDGEVVARAHNAPRTLHDPTAHAEILAIRRAAEALGQERLEGCELWVTLEPCAMCAGAIAHARIARLYYAASDPKGGGVEHGARVFEHAQVNHAPEVYSGMGEAEAAEMLRKFFKAQR encoded by the coding sequence ATGGCACGATGGCCCGTCCCGCCCGCAATGCAAGCCGCGCTGGAGCAGGCGCGCCTCGCCGTGGATGCGGGCGAGGTGCCGGTCGGCGCGGTGGTGGTGAAGGACGGTGAGGTCGTCGCCCGCGCCCACAACGCGCCGCGCACCCTCCATGACCCGACCGCCCACGCCGAGATCCTCGCGATTCGCCGCGCGGCCGAGGCGCTGGGGCAGGAACGGCTGGAAGGCTGCGAGCTGTGGGTCACGCTGGAGCCCTGCGCCATGTGCGCCGGCGCCATCGCCCATGCGCGGATTGCGCGGCTGTACTACGCCGCCAGCGACCCCAAAGGCGGCGGCGTCGAACACGGCGCGCGGGTCTTCGAGCACGCGCAGGTCAACCACGCGCCGGAGGTGTATTCGGGGATGGGTGAGGCTGAGGCGGCGGAGATGTTGCGGAAGTTTTTTAAAGCGCAAAGGTAA
- a CDS encoding cation diffusion facilitator family transporter — MSDCGCGPTEAEAKEQRRALWIALILNGIMFVVEATTGIIAQSTGLIADGLDMLTDASAYAIALAAIGRSANFKAKAATLSCSLLMLVGIGVLADVVRRAIVGSTPEGSWMIAVALVALLVNIIVLRLLSKQRRDEVHIRAAWIFTRADIVANSAVIASGVAVLLTSIGYFDLFVGAAIGLYVVKEALEILRDAKKARLESKLG; from the coding sequence ATGAGCGATTGTGGGTGCGGACCAACCGAAGCCGAAGCGAAAGAGCAGCGCCGTGCCTTGTGGATCGCACTGATCTTGAACGGCATCATGTTCGTCGTCGAAGCCACGACGGGCATTATCGCCCAGTCGACTGGCCTGATCGCAGACGGCTTGGACATGCTGACGGACGCAAGCGCATACGCGATTGCATTGGCAGCAATTGGGCGAAGCGCAAACTTCAAAGCCAAAGCCGCAACACTGAGCTGTAGCTTGCTCATGCTCGTCGGCATCGGAGTTCTTGCGGATGTCGTCCGACGTGCGATTGTCGGGTCAACTCCCGAAGGCAGTTGGATGATCGCTGTCGCGCTGGTCGCGCTTCTCGTGAACATCATTGTTCTTCGCCTATTGAGTAAGCAGCGACGGGACGAGGTCCATATCCGCGCGGCATGGATTTTTACGCGCGCGGACATCGTAGCCAACTCTGCTGTCATTGCTTCAGGCGTTGCGGTTCTGCTTACCAGTATCGGCTATTTCGACCTCTTCGTGGGCGCAGCGATAGGGTTGTATGTTGTCAAGGAAGCTCTGGAAATTCTTCGCGATGCGAAGAAAGCTCGGTTAGAGAGCAAGTTAGGATAG
- a CDS encoding ribonuclease T, with amino-acid sequence MPSAATAQAYQCKAPARISVPQAKQDGPVRQVPVTGYTMALSWSPEFCRTRQRSGTDATQCSGRNGRFGFIVHGLWPDGRSTWPQYCPTARRPQPATVEKNLCMMPSASLAARQWAKHGSCMTRRPDTYFNVTRILWNSYRWPDFDRISREEGLTAGRIREAFASANRGWEPSMVGVKLNRRGWLQELRLCYGKRFRPRVCPSRTFGPSDGVKAKIWRGM; translated from the coding sequence ATGCCCTCGGCCGCGACTGCGCAGGCCTACCAATGCAAGGCGCCGGCGCGCATTTCCGTGCCGCAGGCAAAGCAGGACGGGCCGGTGCGGCAGGTTCCGGTGACAGGCTACACCATGGCGCTGAGCTGGAGCCCGGAGTTCTGCCGCACGCGCCAGCGTAGCGGCACAGATGCCACCCAGTGTTCGGGCCGGAACGGCCGCTTCGGCTTCATCGTCCACGGCCTGTGGCCCGACGGGCGCAGCACATGGCCGCAATACTGCCCAACCGCGCGCCGTCCCCAGCCTGCCACGGTGGAAAAGAACCTCTGCATGATGCCGTCCGCCAGCCTCGCCGCGCGGCAATGGGCGAAGCACGGCAGCTGCATGACGCGGCGGCCCGATACCTATTTCAACGTGACGCGCATATTGTGGAACAGCTATCGCTGGCCCGATTTCGACCGCATCAGCCGCGAGGAGGGCCTCACCGCAGGCCGCATCCGCGAAGCCTTCGCCAGCGCGAACAGGGGCTGGGAGCCGAGCATGGTCGGCGTAAAGCTGAACCGCCGAGGCTGGCTGCAGGAACTGCGCCTCTGCTACGGCAAGCGCTTCAGGCCGCGAGTGTGCCCCAGCCGGACATTCGGGCCGAGCGACGGGGTAAAGGCGAAGATTTGGCGAGGGATGTGA
- the nadC gene encoding carboxylating nicotinate-nucleotide diphosphorylase produces the protein MTDFSLPGFDLSAFVRSTLDEDLGVGLPRGGSDVTASSVIPANARFSGVMDARDACSVAGLPVAAAFFRALDPEVRIEILVEEGARVTPGTDLMRLEGNARALLTAERSALNTVQHLTGIATMVREYVTAMDNPDCTLLDTRKTIPGLRMLEKYAVRMGGGSNHRMGLWDAAMIKDNHIAVAGTVGEAVRRAVEAGVEDIICEVDRIDQIEPALEAGATRLLLDNMEPATLREAVTLVAGRVATEASGGINLDTIQAKAATGVDYVSVGRLTQSAPAADIGLDFGVL, from the coding sequence ATGACCGATTTTTCTCTTCCGGGTTTCGACCTTTCCGCCTTTGTCCGCAGCACCTTGGACGAGGATCTGGGTGTCGGCCTGCCGCGCGGCGGCAGCGATGTCACCGCCTCCAGCGTCATCCCGGCGAATGCCCGCTTTTCCGGCGTGATGGACGCGCGCGATGCATGCTCTGTCGCGGGCCTGCCGGTAGCGGCGGCGTTCTTCCGCGCGCTCGACCCGGAAGTGCGGATCGAGATCCTGGTGGAGGAAGGCGCACGCGTCACCCCCGGCACCGACCTGATGCGGCTGGAAGGGAACGCCCGCGCCCTGCTGACGGCAGAGCGTAGCGCGCTCAACACCGTGCAGCACCTGACCGGCATCGCCACCATGGTCCGCGAATATGTGACGGCGATGGACAATCCCGATTGCACCCTGCTCGACACGCGCAAGACCATTCCGGGCCTGCGCATGCTGGAGAAATACGCGGTGCGCATGGGCGGCGGCTCCAACCACCGCATGGGGCTGTGGGATGCCGCCATGATCAAGGACAACCACATCGCGGTCGCGGGCACGGTCGGCGAGGCCGTGCGCCGCGCGGTCGAAGCGGGGGTCGAGGACATCATCTGCGAAGTCGACCGGATCGACCAGATCGAACCGGCGCTGGAAGCGGGCGCGACCCGCCTTCTGCTCGACAACATGGAGCCCGCCACATTGCGCGAGGCGGTGACGCTCGTGGCAGGCCGCGTCGCGACAGAGGCCAGCGGGGGAATCAATCTCGACACCATTCAGGCCAAGGCCGCGACGGGGGTCGATTATGTCAGCGTCGGACGCCTGACGCAGAGCGCGCCGGCAGCGGATATCGGGCTGGATTTCGGGGTGCTGTGA
- a CDS encoding LytTR family transcriptional regulator DNA-binding domain-containing protein — MAIRTIIVDDEKLAIQGLQLRLEKFEDVEIIETCANGREAIRAIKTEKPDLVFLDIQMPGFDGFSVVKGVMEIEPPLFVFVTAYQEHAIRAFEANAVNYLMKPVDEDKLADTLERVRIRLAEKKSSEEAEKLKTVLAEVAPDAAEEMAEGEDESADRFEKLINVKDRGQIFRVEVDSIEHIEAAGDYMIISTGDNSLVLRETMKDLERRLDPRKFQRVHRSKIVNLNQVRQVKPHTNGECFLVLDSGAEVKVSRSYRDVVARFVH; from the coding sequence ATGGCCATACGCACCATCATCGTCGACGACGAAAAGCTCGCAATCCAGGGCCTGCAACTGCGTCTCGAGAAGTTCGAGGACGTCGAGATCATCGAGACCTGCGCCAATGGCCGCGAGGCGATCCGCGCGATCAAGACGGAGAAACCCGACCTCGTTTTCCTCGACATCCAGATGCCGGGCTTCGACGGGTTCTCCGTGGTGAAGGGCGTGATGGAAATCGAACCGCCGCTGTTCGTCTTCGTCACCGCCTACCAGGAACACGCGATCCGCGCGTTCGAGGCCAATGCGGTGAACTACCTGATGAAGCCGGTGGACGAGGACAAGCTGGCCGACACGCTGGAACGCGTCCGCATCCGTCTGGCGGAGAAGAAGAGCAGCGAGGAAGCGGAGAAGCTGAAAACCGTCCTCGCCGAAGTTGCCCCCGACGCGGCAGAGGAAATGGCCGAGGGCGAGGACGAGAGCGCCGACCGCTTCGAGAAACTGATCAACGTGAAGGACCGCGGCCAGATCTTCCGCGTGGAAGTCGACTCCATCGAACATATCGAGGCGGCGGGCGATTACATGATCATTTCCACCGGCGACAATTCGCTGGTCCTGCGCGAGACGATGAAGGACCTGGAGCGCCGGCTGGACCCCCGCAAGTTCCAGCGCGTCCACCGCTCCAAGATCGTGAACCTCAACCAGGTCCGGCAGGTTAAGCCGCACACCAATGGCGAATGCTTCCTGGTGCTGGATTCGGGCGCGGAGGTGAAGGTGTCGCGCAGCTACCGCGACGTGGTGGCGCGCTTCGTGCATTAG
- a CDS encoding histidine kinase, with translation MAVLPFRPTRFFENKNRAFWNLQLAGWGGAFTLRAVSGFVGGQELSFFAVILIEAVTGLSISLILSTVYRQLMGMKPVVTWVSTAAVLAVAVVVFAFMQTWVIDLTRPENSGFASLFIGYSIYPLTLLGAWSALYYAINFFLQVEEQADRLERLEAQATGAQLAMLRYQLNPHFLFNTLNSISTLVLLKQTEPANAMLTRLSSFLRHTLVTQPGGKSTVRQEVDTIKLYLDIERMRFEERLRTEFDIEDSAAKACLPSMLLQPLVENAIKYAVSPQLEGAKITVRANRTGDRLRMVVSDSGPGLQGRSPSQTSASFQGDAPGTGGTVSTGVGLPNIRDRLAQAYGEDHLFEIRSPAEGGFSVLIEIPYEQEEDAPEAAASPAPSSPAAPRAQPQKQPASPAVHPPQISSATGR, from the coding sequence ATGGCGGTATTGCCCTTTCGACCCACGCGCTTCTTCGAAAACAAGAACCGCGCCTTCTGGAACCTGCAACTGGCGGGATGGGGCGGCGCGTTCACCTTGCGCGCCGTATCGGGTTTCGTCGGCGGCCAGGAGCTGTCCTTCTTCGCCGTGATCCTGATCGAGGCGGTGACGGGCCTGTCGATCAGCCTGATCCTTTCCACCGTCTATCGCCAGCTGATGGGGATGAAGCCCGTCGTCACCTGGGTCTCCACCGCCGCGGTCCTGGCGGTCGCGGTCGTCGTGTTCGCTTTCATGCAGACATGGGTGATCGACCTGACGCGGCCCGAAAACTCCGGCTTCGCCTCGCTGTTCATCGGGTATTCGATCTATCCCCTGACGCTGCTGGGGGCATGGTCGGCGCTGTATTACGCGATCAATTTCTTCCTCCAGGTGGAGGAACAGGCCGACCGGCTGGAACGGCTGGAGGCGCAGGCCACCGGCGCGCAGCTCGCCATGCTGCGTTACCAGCTGAACCCGCATTTCCTGTTCAACACGCTCAATTCCATCAGCACGCTGGTGCTGCTCAAACAGACGGAGCCGGCGAACGCGATGCTGACGCGGCTGAGCAGTTTCCTGCGCCATACGCTGGTGACGCAGCCCGGAGGCAAGTCCACCGTCCGGCAGGAAGTCGACACCATCAAGCTGTATCTCGACATCGAGAGGATGCGGTTCGAGGAACGCTTGCGCACCGAATTCGACATAGAGGACAGCGCGGCCAAGGCCTGCCTACCATCCATGCTGCTGCAACCGCTGGTCGAAAACGCGATCAAATACGCGGTATCCCCGCAGTTGGAGGGCGCGAAGATCACCGTTCGCGCCAATCGCACGGGCGACCGGCTGCGCATGGTCGTCAGCGACAGCGGGCCGGGCCTGCAGGGCCGCTCGCCCTCCCAGACATCCGCCTCGTTCCAGGGCGATGCGCCGGGCACGGGCGGCACCGTGTCGACCGGCGTGGGCCTCCCCAATATCCGCGACCGGCTGGCACAGGCATACGGAGAGGACCACCTGTTCGAAATCCGCTCCCCGGCCGAAGGCGGCTTCTCGGTCCTGATCGAAATCCCCTACGAGCAGGAGGAGGATGCGCCCGAGGCGGCCGCATCGCCTGCCCCTTCTTCTCCGGCTGCACCGCGCGCGCAGCCCCAGAAACAACCGGCATCCCCAGCCGTTCATCCCCCACAGATATCCTCTGCCACCGGAAGGTAA
- a CDS encoding HD domain-containing protein, protein MDVSKQTLHGAQEHAQARAAFTEMKQGTKKDWDIIGGEYRAFAKGLPDRVLDHLRLLDGDFGGFPVDRLEHSLQTATRAHRDGRDEQYVVMALLHDIGDTLGSYNHPEVAASILKPFVSEQNYWICQNHGAFQGYYYFHHLGMDRNARDKFEGHEHYEACREFCEKYDQAAFDPDYESESLEFFEPMVRRVMAKPLASMYKAAMEDEAA, encoded by the coding sequence ATGGATGTGAGCAAGCAGACGCTGCACGGTGCGCAGGAACACGCCCAGGCCCGCGCCGCCTTCACCGAGATGAAGCAGGGGACGAAGAAAGACTGGGACATCATCGGCGGCGAATACCGCGCCTTCGCCAAGGGGCTGCCCGACCGGGTGCTCGACCATTTGCGCCTGCTCGACGGCGATTTCGGAGGTTTCCCGGTCGACCGGCTGGAGCATTCGCTGCAAACCGCGACGCGGGCCCACCGCGACGGGCGGGACGAACAATATGTCGTGATGGCCCTGCTGCACGATATCGGCGACACGCTGGGCAGCTACAACCACCCCGAAGTCGCGGCCTCGATCCTGAAACCCTTCGTGAGCGAGCAGAACTACTGGATCTGCCAGAACCACGGTGCGTTCCAGGGCTATTACTATTTCCACCACCTCGGCATGGACCGCAATGCGCGCGACAAGTTCGAAGGCCACGAACATTACGAGGCGTGCCGCGAATTCTGCGAGAAATACGACCAGGCCGCGTTCGATCCCGATTACGAGAGCGAGAGCCTGGAATTTTTCGAGCCGATGGTGCGCCGCGTGATGGCGAAGCCGCTGGCATCGATGTACAAGGCGGCGATGGAGGACGAAGCCGCCTGA